A single window of Nicotiana sylvestris chromosome 5, ASM39365v2, whole genome shotgun sequence DNA harbors:
- the LOC138868866 gene encoding secreted RxLR effector protein 161-like, whose translation MDETGSRMNQTMYRGIIGSLLYLTTSRPDIVFSVGICVRFQSNPTESHLKAAKRNLRYLKGTQDLVMYNPSSDSFNLIRYVDVDYAGYLVNRKSTSGMAHFLGSCLISWGTRKQNSVTLSIAEAEYVATASCCAQLLWIKQQLEDFRVFIDSVPLLSNNTSALNMAKNPVQHKKPSTLM comes from the coding sequence atggatgaaactggatctcgtatgaatcaaactatgtatagaggcattattgggtctcttctctatctcacTACCAGCAGACCCGATATTGTCTTCAGTGTGGGGATATGTgtaaggtttcaatcaaatcctacggaatctcatctgaaggctgccaaaagaaatttgagataccttaagggaaCACAGGACCTAGTCATGTATAACCCCTCAAGTGACAGTTTTAATCTTATTAGGTATGTTGATGTtgactatgcaggttatcttgtgaaCAGGAAAAGtacttctggaatggctcactttctaggatcatgtctcatctcttggggcacaaggaagcaaaactcagtgaCTCTTTCAatagctgaagcagaatatgtagctACAGCCTCCTGTTGTGCTCAGCTCCTATGGATTAAACAACAACTGGAGGATTTCAGGGTatttattgattctgtgcctcTTCTATCTAATAACactagtgcactcaacatggccaagaatccagttcaacacaaaaaaccaagcacattgatgtga
- the LOC104232712 gene encoding uncharacterized protein: protein MKDDESIQDIHTRFTSIINELHSLGEIIPRNKLLRKILSILPSSWESKVNAITEAKDLQELTIDELVGNLKTYEMKRKIDSERREPKKEKNLLLKAESNDSSEEDSDIAYLTKRFQKMVRRNGGILKRGNSSKPKNYDLCHKCGKPGHFIKDCPLLKQEHSKYNPKKAAKRNSVPDKDFKRKGSADNVVKQALAAWGDSSSEFEDETDVGDSSMMAVETSVFIDSYHSHVEDKDALTLELGEAEQTRDDLVMCVVDLKETICELKKENFVLTEKIANIEHERDDLVVVVVDHKETIENFKKEREALMKRVTEIEEERDDLLVVIANLRKTIEGLGTESKPGNSKKEKR from the exons atgaaggatgatgaatctattcaagatataCACACAAGATTCACCTctatcataaatgagttacactcacttggtgaaattattcccagaaacaagctacTGAGGAAAATTCTTAGTATCCTGCCCAGttcttgggaaagcaaggtgaatgctattactgaagcaaaggacctgcaggagctgaccatagatgagctagttggaaatctgaagacctacgagatgaagaggaagatagatagcgaaagaagagaaccaaagaaagaaaagaacctatTACTCAAAGCTGAAAGTAATGACTCGAGTGAGGAGGATAGTGACATagcttacttaaccaaaagatttcaaaagatggtcagaagaaatggaggaaTACTGAAAAGGGGCAACTCCAGCAAACCAAAGAACTATGATCTCTGCcataagtgtggaaagcctggGCACTTCATTAAAGATTGTCCTCTCCTGAAGCAAGAGCACTCCAAGTACAACCCTAAGAAAGCAGCCAAGAGGAACTCGGTTCCTGACAAGGACTTCAAGAGGAAGGGATCTGCTGACAATGTGGTGAAACaggctcttgcagcatggggagactcctctagTGAGTTTGAAGATGAAACTGATGTAGGTGACagctccatgatggcagttgaaa ctagTGTATTTATTGATTCATATCATAGTCATGTGGAGGATAAGGATGCCTTGACCTTAGAGctaggagaagctgaacaaactagagatgatTTGGTAATGTGTGTAGTTGATCTGAAGGAAACCATTTGTGAGctgaagaaagaaaattttgttttaacCGAAAAAATTGCTAACatagaacatgaaagagatgacttagtggttgtagttgttgaccataaggaaaccattgaaaacttcaaaaaagaaagagaagccTTAATGAAGAGAGTGACTGAGATTGAGGAAGAAAGAGATGATCTCTTGGTAGTGATTGCAAACCTAAGGAAAACAATAGAGGGACTAGGGACTGAGTCAAAACCTGGAAATTCTAAAAAGGAAAAGAGGTAG
- the LOC138868865 gene encoding uncharacterized protein, which produces MDSGYSKYMSGNTMDFLSLKVLQGGSVSFCNGKKGYILGVGKVGKSLTHSIENVYYVNGLKYSLLSVSQICDKDNKVEFLSKICTVTNLVTGKVVLMAKRYNNIYVADFESIQSGDLSCLKYVDDDAEL; this is translated from the coding sequence ATGGATAGTGGATATTCAAAGTACATGTCTGGGAACACCATGGACTTCCTTTCACTAAAAGTCCttcaaggagggagtgtatccttttgcaatgggaaaaaggggtacattcttggagttggaaaagtcgggaaatcactcactcactcaattgagaatgtgtactatgtcaatggtctTAAGTATAGTCTCTTGAGTGTTTCTCAGATCTGTGATAAGGATAATAAAGTGgagttcttgtccaagatatgcaCAGTTACAAATTTGGTAACTGGTAAAGTGGTACTTATGGCCAAGAGATACAATAACATCTACGTtgctgattttgagtctatacaaagtggtgatctgagcTGTCTGAAatatgttgatgatgatgctgaactctAG